TGGTATTGTTTTTGGACCAACGCCAAGATCATATGCTTATAAGTTGCCACGCAAAGTTGCACGCTTAGCATTGAAGTCAGTTTTATCACAAAAAGTGGCTGACAAAGAAATGATCGTTATTGATGATTTGAACTTTGATAAGCCAAGTACAAAGACATTTAAACAATTATTGGAAAAATTAGAAGCTCATGGTCGTACTTTAGTAGTTGTAGAAGCTGGCAATGACAATGCAATTTTATCAGCTCGCAATATTGACAAAGTTAAGGCTATCACAGCTGAAAATGTTAATGTTTTGGATGTAATTAATAATCAACAAATGATTATCACCCAAAAGGCATTGGCAAAAATTGAGGAGGCGCTTGGATAATGGCAGCACAAGATATCATTTTACGTCCTGTAATTACTGAAGCTTCCATGGCTGACATGGATGACAAAAAGTACGTTTTTGATGTTGCAGTTAATGCTAATAAGATTCAAGTTCGCCAAGCCATCGAAGAATTATTTGATGTTAAGGTTGCTAAAGTCAACATCATGAACGTTAAACCAAAGAAAAAACGTGTTGGACGCTACATTGGTAAAACTAATAAAAGACGCAAAGCAATTATTAAATTAACCGAAGATTCTAACGAAATTAAGATTTTCGATAAAGAATAAAATAGGAGGTAAAAGAGCGTGGGTATTATTAAATACAAACCGACTACTAACGGACGCCGGAATATGACCGCTTCGGATTTTGCCGAGATTACAAAGACAAAACCTGAAAAAACGTTACTTGAATCCCAAAATAGAATTGCGGGTCGTAATTCTTACGGACATATTACTGTACGTCATCGTGGTGGCGGTCATAAGCAAAAATATCGTGTTATTGACTTTAAACGTAATAAAGACGATGTTGTTGCTACTGTTAAATCAATCGAATATGATCCTAATCGTTCTGCTAATATTGCATTATTGCATTACGATGATGGGGTTAAAGCATACATTTTAGCTCCTAAAGGCTTAGAAGTTGGACAAAAGGTTCAATCAGGTGTACATGCAGATATTAAGGTTGGAAATGCTTTACCATTAGAAAACATTCCTGTTGGTACAGTTATTCATAATATTGAAATGAAACCTGGTAAAGGTGGTCAGTTAGTTCGTTCTGCTGGAACTTCTGCACAAGTTTTGGGTCGTGATGGCAAGTATACTTTGATTCGTTTGGCTTCTGGTGAAGTACGGATGATCTTATCTGCTGCAAGAGCAACTATTGGTGCAGTTGGTAATGAACAACATGAACTTATCAACATTGGTAAAGCCGGTCGCAAGCGCTGGATGGGCATTCGTCCTACTGTTCGTGGTTCCGTAATGAACCCTAACGATCACCCACACGGTGGTGGTGAAGGTAAAGCACCAGTCGGACATCCATCTCCACTTTCACCTTGGGGTAAGAAAACTCTTGGTAAGAAGACACGTTCAAAACGTGCTCAATCTGAGAAGTTTATCGTACGTCATCGTAAGAATAAGAGAAAATAATTTTTGTAAGAGATAACAAAAAAGGGAGGTTGTCTGATGAGTCGTAGTTTGAAAAAGGGACCATTTGCTGATGCTCATTTGATGAAAAAGATTGAAGCACAAGCAGATCGGGAAAAAAAGTCAGTTATTAAAACTTGGTCACGTCGTTCTACTATTTTTCCAAGCTTTGTAGGTTACACGATTGCTGTTTATAACGGAAGAAAGCACGTCCCTGTTTATATTCAAGAAGACATGGTCGGCCATAAATTGGGTGAATTCGTTCCTACAAGAACATTTCATGGCCATGGAAAAGATGATAAGAAGACTGGAGCATAGAAAGGAGAGGTTAAACGATGGCAGAACAAATCACCAGTGCAACAGCTACTGCTAAGACAGTTCGTATTGCGCCTCGTAAGGCTCGCCTTGTGCTAGAGCTTATTAAAGGCAAGAGTGCTGCTGAAGCTATGGCAATTTTACAATTTACACCACGAGCTGGCTCACCAATCGTTGCTAAAGTATTAAAGTCAGCAATTGCTAATGCTGAGCATAATTATGATTTAGATGCTCAAAGTTTAGTAGTTAGTGAAGCATACGTCAATGAAGGACCAACTTTGAAACGTTTTCGTCCACGGGCTAAAGGTTCAGCATCACCAATCAATAAGCGGACCAGCCATATTACGGTTGTCGTATCAGAAGAAGAATAAACTTAATAAGGAGGGAAAAACGTGGGTCAAAAAATTAATCCTATCGGATTTCGTCTTGGAATCGTCCGTGATTGGGATTCTAAATGGTATGCTGACAAGAAAGATTTTTCTAAATTTTTACTTGAAGATATCAAAATCCGTCGTTTTATTGAAAAAAGATTAGATAACGCCTCAGTTTCTCGCATTGAAATTGAACGTGCTGCTAAAAAAATCAACGTTTCGATTCATACTGCTAAGCCAGGAATGGTTATTGGTAAAGGTGGATCTGAAGTTGAAAAATTACGTAAAGAAATTAATGCCTTAACTGGTAAAAACATTCATATTAATATTGTTGAAATTAAAAAGCCTGATTTAGATGCTAAATTAGTTGGTGAAAGCATGGCTCGGCAATTGGAAGCTCGTATTGCCTTTCGTCGTGTTCAACGTCAAGCAACACAGCGTTCAATGCGTGCAGGTGCTAAAGGAATTAAAACTCAAATTTCTGGTCGTTTAAATGGTGCAGATATGGCCCGTGTTGAATGGCATACTGAAGGTACAGTTCCTTTGCATACATTGCGTGCTGATATTGACTATGCTTGGGTAGAAGCAGCTACAACTTATGGTAATTTAGGTGTAAAAACTTGGATTTATCGAGGCGAAGTATTACCTGACAAGCCAAAGACAAATAATCATCACAACAATAATGGAGCGAAAGGAGGAAACTAATCGATGTTAGTACCTAAGCGTGTAAAACACCGTCGTGAATTTCGTGGTAAAATGCGTGGTGCAGCTAAGGGTGGACGTGAAGTTACATTTGGAGAATATGGTTTGCAAGCCGTAGAGTCCCATTGGATTTCTAACCGTCAAATTGAAGCTGCCCGTGTTGCTATGACACGTTATATGAAACGTGGCGGTAAAGTTTGGATCAAGATTTTTCCTCACAAATCCTATACTGCTAAAGGTGTTGGGGTCCGGATGGGTTCTGGTAAAGGTGCACCTGCTGGATGGGTTGCTGCTGTTAAACGTGAAAAAGTTATGTTTGAAGTCGGTGGCGTTTCCGAAGAAGTTGCTCGTGAGGCATTAAGACTTGCATCCAACAAACTACCAATTAAAACTAAGTTTGTTAAGCGTGAGGAAGTAGGTGGCGAATCTGATGAAAACTAGTGAAATTAGACAATTAACCACTGCTCAAATGCATGATAAAGAAAAGCAATACAAAGAAGAACTCTTTAATCTTCATTTTCAACAAGCTACTGGCCAATTGGAAAATACAGCAAGAATTAAAAAAGTTCGGAAAAATATTGCCCGCATTAAGACAGTATTGCATCAGCAGGAATTAGAGAGTAAATAACGAAAGGAGCGAAATTAATTGAGCGAAACAGGTAGTACTCGTAACCATCGTAAGGTATATCAAGGACGTGTTGTTTCCGACAAAATGGATAAGACTATCACTGTTGTAGTTGAAACTTATAAGACACATCCTGTTTATGGCAAACGCTTCAGATACTCGAAGAAATTTTATGCTCAAGATGATCAAAATGAAGCTAATGTTGGCGATATTGTTCGGATCATGGAAACTCGTCCGTTGTCCCGTTTGAAACGATTCCGTCTACTAGAAATTGTCAAAAAGGGTGTTAGAGTTTAATCTCAATACCATATTAAACTGTGAGAGGAGGATCCGATTTTGATTCAACAAGAAAGTCGTCTCCGAGTAGCTGATAATTCAGGTGCTCGTGAAATCTTAACAATTAAAGTATTAGGCGGTTCAGGCCGGAAAGTTGCTAGTGTCGGTGACGTAATTGTTGCAACTGTCAAACAAGCAACACCAGGTGGCGTTGTCAAAAAAGGTGACGTTGTTAAAGCTGTTATTGTTCGTACAGTAGCTCGTTCTCATCGTCCTGATGGTTCTTATATTAGATTTGATGATAATGCTGCGGTGATTATTAATGCAGACAAGACTCCTAAAGGTACACGTATTTTTGGACCAGTTGCCCGTGAATTACGTGATAATGACTTTATGAAGATTGTGTCATTAGCACCAGAAGTATTGTAGAATTTGAAATTTTAAAAGGAGGTGCTCGAACAGTGTTTGTCAAAACCGGCGATAATGTTCAAGTCATTGCAGGAAAAGATAAAGGTAAAACTGGTACTGTTATCCAAGCTTTTCCTAGAGCCAATAAGGTAACTGTTAAGGGCGTTAATATGATCAAGAAACACCAAAAGCCTTCACAAACAGAGCCTAATGGTGGAATTAAGGATGTTGAAGCTCCGCTCGATGCATCAAATGTCAAAGTTGTTAAAGCAGCCACAGAAGCTGCAACTAAGAAATCTGCGGAAAAATCCGATAAATAATTAGGAGAGGAGGTTCTTAACGAATATGGAAAATGCTTTACACACAAAATATGTTGAAGAAATCGTTCCGAGCTTAGTTAAAAAGTTTAATTACTCATCAGTAATGCAAGTTCCTCATATTGAAAAAGTTGTTTTGAACATGGGTGTTGGTGATGCAGTTTCAAATTCTAAAAATTTGGATAATGCAGTCGAAGAATTAACACTTATTTCTGGACAAAAACCTTTAATTACTAAAGCTAAAAAGTCAATTGCTGGTTTTCGTTTGCGTGAAGGTATGGCTATTGGTGCTAAAGTTACCTTACGTGGTGAAAGAATGTATGACTTCTTAGATAAATTAATCAATGTTTCTTTACCTCGTGTGCGTGATTTTCATGGTGTTAGTGCACGTGCTTTTGATGGTCGTGGAAATTACACTTTAGGTATCAAAGAACAGTTAATTTTCCCAGAAATTGATTATGATAAAGTCAGCAAGGTTCGCGGTTTAGATGTTGTCATTGTTACAACTGCTGCAACCGATGAGGAATCAAAGGAACTATTAACTCAAATCGGAATGCCATTTGCTAAATAAAATAGGAGGTCAAGCTATTGGCTAAGAAATCACAAATTGTTCGGAATCATCGTCCAGCAAAGTTTTCATCACAAGCTTATACACGCTGCGAACGCTGCGGTCGTCCACGTTCTGTTTATCGCGAATTTAAACTTTGCCGTATTTGCCTTCGTGAATTAGCACATAAGGGTCAAATTCCTGGTATGAGAAAAGCTAGCTGGTAAAAATTTAAAAATAGGAGGTCAGCAAATGTCTATGACAGATCCAATTGCGGATTACTTAACCCGTATTCGCAACGCGAACATGGTACGTCATGCTTCAGTAGAAGTTCCTGCTTCTAACATGAAGAAGAGTATCTCAGAAATTCTCAAACGTGAAGGCTTTATTCGCGATTATGAAGTTAC
The nucleotide sequence above comes from Bombilactobacillus bombi. Encoded proteins:
- the rpsS gene encoding 30S ribosomal protein S19, whose translation is MSRSLKKGPFADAHLMKKIEAQADREKKSVIKTWSRRSTIFPSFVGYTIAVYNGRKHVPVYIQEDMVGHKLGEFVPTRTFHGHGKDDKKTGA
- the rplD gene encoding 50S ribosomal protein L4 produces the protein MAQLDVYQQSGTKNGSTEVKDEIFGIEPNNYVITDAVIMQQASLRRGTHAVKNRSAVRGGGRKPWRQKGTGRARQGSIRSPQWRGGGIVFGPTPRSYAYKLPRKVARLALKSVLSQKVADKEMIVIDDLNFDKPSTKTFKQLLEKLEAHGRTLVVVEAGNDNAILSARNIDKVKAITAENVNVLDVINNQQMIITQKALAKIEEALG
- the rplP gene encoding 50S ribosomal protein L16 — protein: MLVPKRVKHRREFRGKMRGAAKGGREVTFGEYGLQAVESHWISNRQIEAARVAMTRYMKRGGKVWIKIFPHKSYTAKGVGVRMGSGKGAPAGWVAAVKREKVMFEVGGVSEEVAREALRLASNKLPIKTKFVKREEVGGESDEN
- the rplW gene encoding 50S ribosomal protein L23, which produces MAAQDIILRPVITEASMADMDDKKYVFDVAVNANKIQVRQAIEELFDVKVAKVNIMNVKPKKKRVGRYIGKTNKRRKAIIKLTEDSNEIKIFDKE
- the rpmC gene encoding 50S ribosomal protein L29 translates to MKTSEIRQLTTAQMHDKEKQYKEELFNLHFQQATGQLENTARIKKVRKNIARIKTVLHQQELESK
- the rpsC gene encoding 30S ribosomal protein S3, with product MGQKINPIGFRLGIVRDWDSKWYADKKDFSKFLLEDIKIRRFIEKRLDNASVSRIEIERAAKKINVSIHTAKPGMVIGKGGSEVEKLRKEINALTGKNIHINIVEIKKPDLDAKLVGESMARQLEARIAFRRVQRQATQRSMRAGAKGIKTQISGRLNGADMARVEWHTEGTVPLHTLRADIDYAWVEAATTYGNLGVKTWIYRGEVLPDKPKTNNHHNNNGAKGGN
- the rpsQ gene encoding 30S ribosomal protein S17, with protein sequence MSETGSTRNHRKVYQGRVVSDKMDKTITVVVETYKTHPVYGKRFRYSKKFYAQDDQNEANVGDIVRIMETRPLSRLKRFRLLEIVKKGVRV
- the rplB gene encoding 50S ribosomal protein L2 translates to MGIIKYKPTTNGRRNMTASDFAEITKTKPEKTLLESQNRIAGRNSYGHITVRHRGGGHKQKYRVIDFKRNKDDVVATVKSIEYDPNRSANIALLHYDDGVKAYILAPKGLEVGQKVQSGVHADIKVGNALPLENIPVGTVIHNIEMKPGKGGQLVRSAGTSAQVLGRDGKYTLIRLASGEVRMILSAARATIGAVGNEQHELINIGKAGRKRWMGIRPTVRGSVMNPNDHPHGGGEGKAPVGHPSPLSPWGKKTLGKKTRSKRAQSEKFIVRHRKNKRK
- a CDS encoding type Z 30S ribosomal protein S14 codes for the protein MAKKSQIVRNHRPAKFSSQAYTRCERCGRPRSVYREFKLCRICLRELAHKGQIPGMRKASW
- the rplE gene encoding 50S ribosomal protein L5, with protein sequence MENALHTKYVEEIVPSLVKKFNYSSVMQVPHIEKVVLNMGVGDAVSNSKNLDNAVEELTLISGQKPLITKAKKSIAGFRLREGMAIGAKVTLRGERMYDFLDKLINVSLPRVRDFHGVSARAFDGRGNYTLGIKEQLIFPEIDYDKVSKVRGLDVVIVTTAATDEESKELLTQIGMPFAK
- the rplX gene encoding 50S ribosomal protein L24, producing MFVKTGDNVQVIAGKDKGKTGTVIQAFPRANKVTVKGVNMIKKHQKPSQTEPNGGIKDVEAPLDASNVKVVKAATEAATKKSAEKSDK
- the rplV gene encoding 50S ribosomal protein L22; this encodes MAEQITSATATAKTVRIAPRKARLVLELIKGKSAAEAMAILQFTPRAGSPIVAKVLKSAIANAEHNYDLDAQSLVVSEAYVNEGPTLKRFRPRAKGSASPINKRTSHITVVVSEEE
- the rplN gene encoding 50S ribosomal protein L14 — its product is MIQQESRLRVADNSGAREILTIKVLGGSGRKVASVGDVIVATVKQATPGGVVKKGDVVKAVIVRTVARSHRPDGSYIRFDDNAAVIINADKTPKGTRIFGPVARELRDNDFMKIVSLAPEVL